One Sphingomonas endolithica genomic window, ACAGGTCATCAGCGGCGCGATCAGGATCGTGGTCAGGCGATCCTTCTCGTCGTCGATCGTGCGCGTGGCCATGATGCCGGGCACCGCGCAGGCGAAGCTGGAGAGCAACGGAATGAACGCGCGGCCTGACAGGCCGACGCCCGCCATCAGCCGGTCCATCATGAAGGCGGCGCGGACCATATAGCCGGTCGCCTCCAGCACCAGGATGAAGGTGAAGAGGATCAAGATCTGCGGCAGGAACACGATCACCGCGCCTACGCCTGCGATCACGCCCTCGGTCAGGAACGAGCGCACGAACCCTGGCGGCAGCGCGGCGGAGACGCCGTTCTCAATCCCGGCGAACAATGTCTCGATCCAGCTGATCGGCGCCTCGGACCAGGCGAACACCGCCTGGAACATCAGGAACAGCAAGGCGAGCAGCAGGATCGGGCCGCTTACCGGGTGCAGCGCCACGGCATCGAACAGGTGCGTCCAGCGCCGGCCACTCGTTTCCGATACCGTGGCGGCGACGGAAATCGCGCGTGCACGACGTTGCAACGTGACGATATCCTCGCCGACATGGCCCTGATTGGCGCGAACGCGCATCGCGCCGCCAGCCGTACCCTCGATCAGGCAGGTCAGCCGTGCCTTCAGCTGTTCCAGCCCGCGCTTGCGTACCGCGACGGTGGGAACCACGGGCACGCCGAGTTCGCGCTCCAGCACGGCGGCGTCGAGCGTCAGCCCGTCCCGCTCGGCGAGATCGACCATGTTGAGCGCGACAATCACTGGCAGGCCGAGCGCGATCAGCTGCAGCGTGAAGCGCAGATGATTGTCGAGATTGGAGGCGTCGACGACGACGACGATCGCATCGGGCAGCCGCTCGCCGACTTGTGCGCCGGTCACCACGTCGCGCGTGACGCGTTCGTCGGGGCTGCTTGGATCGAGGCTGTAGGCGCCGGGCAGGTCGACCAGTTCTATCGGGCGGCCATCGTCCAGTGCGAGACGGCCGGAATGGCGCTCGACCGTCACGCCGGGATAGTTGCCGACCTTCTGCCGTGCCCCGGTCAGGGCGTTGAACAGCGCGCTCTTGCCGGCATTGGGGTTACCGACCAACGCGACCAGCGGCAGGATGCTCATGCTGTAAAGCGGCGTTGGATCAGGCGGGGAGCACGCGCACCGAGGCAGCGACCGCACGGCGCAGCGCGACCGTCATACGCCCGATCCGGCAGGCGATCGGCCCGTTGCCGAATGGCGAACGGTGCAGCACCTCGACATCGACACCTTCGTCGAAGCCCAGTTCACGCAAGCGGCGCGCCTCCGGGAGCGTCAGGCCCGACCAGTCGATCTGTGCGACGCGTGCCTGGTGACGGCGGGGTAGCCTCTCGAGGCTGACGGGACTCGCAATGGCTGCTGCTGCGTTCATTGCGATTGATTATCAATAACTGCGCGGCATTGCCAGTGGCAATTTGCCTGGGCTGCAGATTGCCGGGCCGGCGCCTAATGGAATCAGGCGCTTAGACCGCCGGGTAGCGCAATCGGCCGATGAACCGCGAGAGGCTGGGACGATGCTGTCCGCGGCCGAGCAGCCGCGCCTTGGCCTTTTCGAAGGTCATGATGCCGTCGATGCGGCGCGCCAGGAAGGCACGCGTGTCGGCATAGTCCGCGCTGTCATCATCGAGGAAGACGGTGACGGTGGCGCCGTAGACCCCGGCCAGGATCGTGCGCTTGGTATAATGGTTATAGTCAGTCGCCGTGTCGCCCGCCGCGCGCCACATCACGTCGGCCGCATGCCAGGCAAGGCGCGTGGCGGCGGCCAGGTTCTGCGGCATGGCCAGGATCGCCAGTGCGCGGCGCAGCGCCTCGCGGTCACGTGCCACTGCCTCCAGCCGTGCTTCCACCAGCGCGGCAATCTTCTCGCGGATCTTCATCGATGCCAGCCGTTCGGGGGGCAGTGCGACCAGCATGGCGGCATCGACATAAG contains:
- a CDS encoding FeoA family protein, yielding MNAAAAIASPVSLERLPRRHQARVAQIDWSGLTLPEARRLRELGFDEGVDVEVLHRSPFGNGPIACRIGRMTVALRRAVAASVRVLPA
- the feoB gene encoding ferrous iron transporter B produces the protein MSILPLVALVGNPNAGKSALFNALTGARQKVGNYPGVTVERHSGRLALDDGRPIELVDLPGAYSLDPSSPDERVTRDVVTGAQVGERLPDAIVVVVDASNLDNHLRFTLQLIALGLPVIVALNMVDLAERDGLTLDAAVLERELGVPVVPTVAVRKRGLEQLKARLTCLIEGTAGGAMRVRANQGHVGEDIVTLQRRARAISVAATVSETSGRRWTHLFDAVALHPVSGPILLLALLFLMFQAVFAWSEAPISWIETLFAGIENGVSAALPPGFVRSFLTEGVIAGVGAVIVFLPQILILFTFILVLEATGYMVRAAFMMDRLMAGVGLSGRAFIPLLSSFACAVPGIMATRTIDDEKDRLTTILIAPLMTCSARLPVYTLVIGALIPNTKVLPFVGLQGMVMFALYVLGIISAYVAALVLRRTVTAGPSSGFMMEMPKYQWPRLGDVALGLWSRALIFLKRAGTTIAVTVALLWVLASYPVAPAGVRQSEYSIAGRIASGIEVVVAPIGFNHDIALSLLPAMAAREAAVGAMATVYAIDNPDDEAGQGKLSQNLRGRWSLPTALAFLMWFVFAPQCISTIAVTRRETNGWKWPAFMVGYLFALAYIAAGATYWAAVGLGL
- a CDS encoding COQ9 family protein, yielding MIEPLPADATLDEIRAGLAPLLAANAAFDGWGDIARDAAADAVGVDRDVALLAFPGGAVDMISAWFAYVDAAMLVALPPERLASMKIREKIAALVEARLEAVARDREALRRALAILAMPQNLAAATRLAWHAADVMWRAAGDTATDYNHYTKRTILAGVYGATVTVFLDDDSADYADTRAFLARRIDGIMTFEKAKARLLGRGQHRPSLSRFIGRLRYPAV